In the Hermetia illucens chromosome 1, iHerIll2.2.curated.20191125, whole genome shotgun sequence genome, GTGCCTTTTCATTtacattttccaaatattttgctCCTAAGAATTTCCTTGTAGCAGAATAATTCTGGATTTACAAACtactaaaagaaaattttctccttttaaaTTGATAAAGAAATGTAAGATTTATTAATAACGACATAAAATGTAACGGCTGGCGGCCGCTACATATTCTCTCTATGGAGCTGACTGCCATCTTTATCTCACAATTGCTACTAACGGCCTGCAAGTGTTATCGACCACGGGTATCACCTGTCATACCTAAACATTCTTTCGCACTATTTTCGGTATCGAGACGCAGTCACATATTTATATTATCTTTGATCTGTGAAACCAGGTGCAAAATGAGCGACAAAAACGGTAGGTATGGCCGAAAAATAAGACACTTCACCTTCGCGTAATAGTTCGTGTTCAAATTTCAGGCAGCAATGCACCGCCCGGCGAAGAAACACAGAATGCACCCGCGCCAGATTCGGTGAGTGAACAGAACGGCGAAAGGCACGAAACCCATGACGGGCCTACCCTCGAAAGCCTTGTTGACATTGTAGCAATTGATCCTGAGTGCTACGAGCTCGATCTCAACCACCACAGAGTCGGGAAAATCGAAAATCTAGAGCCGCTCGTTAACGTTGAAAGGTGAGTGTCCCACTTGAAGGCCCGCTCCAGTGCGCGTGTAACATGTCTAATCCTTTTCTGCCTTCCTTTCGCAGGCTGTACTTCCGATGGAACCTTATCAAGAAAATCGAGAACCTGGACACCCTCACAACGCTCCGCGAGCTCGAATTCTACGACAACCAGATCACAAAAATCGAGAATTTGGACCGCTTGGTCAACCTTGAGTGAGTCACGTTCCAAGCCGCCTTGGCCGTCATTGTTATATCTTGAAAACATCCCCCGATTGGAAATTGTTTATTGTTCTCATGTTGTCTTTTCGGTTCCCTTCCGTCCCGCAGAATCTTGGACTTGAGCTTCAATCGGCTGACGAAAATCGAGAACCTCGATGCCCTGGTGAAAATGGAGCGGCTCTTCCTGTGTGCCAATAAGATATCGCAGATCGAGAATTTGGATTCGCTGACGAACCTGACGATGCTCGAACTCGGAGACAACAAATTGCGGGTACGTAGCAATTGTTTGCATTCGGTGTTTGCTGATAGCTGAAGGCATTACATAAGCAAATAGTTCGTGGTCGATAAGCGGCTCGTTCGCTAATGAATGCGGTGCCGGTCGAGATAGTATCTTATGCTGGGTGCCTGGCTACAATTCAATTAATGATGTGCATCCGAAATTGGTCTCTTAATTCGAGGTCATGTGCACGGTATCGGTTTAGACGCTGGATTGAGTGCATTTGATAAAAACGAATTAGCGGACGCCCTCGCTTGATCGAATCAGACGGGCAGATAATAACGGCTTTGATTGCATTAAAGTCCCTTGGAATACACAGAAAATCTAAAAGGAAGTTCCATGATTAGTAGGTTTGTCCAAACAAGTCGACCTTTGGTTTCcggcaaattttaattttctgttgAATATTTCTTCATTCGATTATTCAACACGACCATATTTTCTTaggatattatttttttgttggaaaTCACGTAATTGTAAACAAACATTGTGAAATTGTGCAAAGAACTAGATTTCATGAATGCGATTTTACGTTAGTCATACGCAGTAGCGTCATTCGAATCGCAGCTGAAGCTCACATATTCACTGATGATGACAGTATTTTTCGAAGTACTGGAAATTAATTGCCTTAAAGATAGCAAACATTAGCATTGGACTGGCAACCAATTAATTGCGGATTTTTCGGATCTCTGCAACGtcttccggagggcacccaggcggtcctcgcgtgcgtctccggttctttggaggcactggtggctgcggctgacaaggtgcatgaggtgcacgcgcgtcccATGGTAACGGCCAATTGTGGCCAGTATGGCtgagatgagggcgacgctggacgctcagcgtttggGAGGCAGGTCGCGAGGTCGCTCGCGGTctactgctcgaaaagggcgttcgggtagcaggtcgtcaggataACCTACGGACCGCCTACCGCAAAAATCTAGATCCGcgaggggtcctggcgacggccagccagaacgcag is a window encoding:
- the LOC119657547 gene encoding protein phosphatase 1 regulatory subunit 7-like isoform X1, which translates into the protein MSDKNVRVQISGSNAPPGEETQNAPAPDSVSEQNGERHETHDGPTLESLVDIVAIDPECYELDLNHHRVGKIENLEPLVNVERLYFRWNLIKKIENLDTLTTLRELEFYDNQITKIENLDRLVNLEILDLSFNRLTKIENLDALVKMERLFLCANKISQIENLDSLTNLTMLELGDNKLRKIENLDALVNLRQLYLGKNKITKIENLDKLVNLECLSIQANRIVKIENLEKLTNLTELYISENGIETIENLDQNTQIETLDLAKNRIKKIENISHLTNLEDLWLNDNDISDWHNVDALRDNKKLATIYLEANPIAKDVQYRTKLKLAVSWLQKIDATLCRAGDN
- the LOC119657547 gene encoding protein phosphatase 1 regulatory subunit 7-like isoform X2 codes for the protein MSDKNGSNAPPGEETQNAPAPDSVSEQNGERHETHDGPTLESLVDIVAIDPECYELDLNHHRVGKIENLEPLVNVERLYFRWNLIKKIENLDTLTTLRELEFYDNQITKIENLDRLVNLEILDLSFNRLTKIENLDALVKMERLFLCANKISQIENLDSLTNLTMLELGDNKLRKIENLDALVNLRQLYLGKNKITKIENLDKLVNLECLSIQANRIVKIENLEKLTNLTELYISENGIETIENLDQNTQIETLDLAKNRIKKIENISHLTNLEDLWLNDNDISDWHNVDALRDNKKLATIYLEANPIAKDVQYRTKLKLAVSWLQKIDATLCRAGDN